A window from Opitutia bacterium ISCC 52 encodes these proteins:
- a CDS encoding arylsulfatase, with translation MKIILPTSRILIFLLSGLFPAIIAAESSKPNIVYIICDDLGYGEIHALAPKTSKIPTPGADQLAAQGMIFTEAHSGSAVCTPTRYGIMTGRYSWRTRLQKGVVTGFAPNLIAEDRPTVASFLKHQGYDTAIIGKWHLNFEYHDPVSGEAYQKKDHKTPPVGAKIPDGPLTRGFDFYHGFHHARNMKAVIENDRVIEHDDEINMLPRLTEKSVDYIDSRAGKDKPFFLYIPLGSPHNPIVPSPEWQGKSGLSPHADFVMQTDHVVVEVSKALERQGLTDKTLVIFTSDNGTSKAAGIERLEAQGHFPSAHLRGSKADLWDGGHRIPFIVRWPSYVKPGSKSDQLICLTDLLSTTAEILGVRLPSGSGEDSVSFLPALSGKPIESTRNGVIHHSNSGHFAYRHGKWKLLLARGSGGWSAPNERQVEAGTLEAQLYDMEKDAGEKTNLYTSHPNIAKRLLALMTEDVHAGRSTSGPASQNDVKDIVLWKSGRGPASVKKAK, from the coding sequence ATGAAAATCATACTACCCACTTCCCGTATTCTAATCTTCTTACTCTCAGGACTCTTCCCAGCAATCATAGCTGCCGAGAGCTCAAAGCCCAATATCGTTTACATTATCTGCGACGATCTTGGCTACGGTGAGATTCATGCACTGGCTCCCAAAACGTCCAAGATCCCTACTCCTGGCGCCGATCAGCTGGCGGCCCAGGGAATGATCTTTACAGAGGCACACAGCGGCTCGGCCGTATGCACACCCACACGATACGGAATCATGACCGGCCGTTACAGTTGGCGCACACGGTTACAAAAAGGCGTCGTGACTGGATTCGCTCCCAACCTGATCGCGGAAGATCGACCAACCGTGGCGAGTTTCCTAAAGCACCAAGGCTATGATACGGCGATTATCGGAAAGTGGCATTTAAATTTTGAGTATCACGATCCCGTATCAGGAGAAGCCTACCAAAAAAAGGATCACAAAACCCCACCTGTTGGCGCAAAGATTCCTGATGGACCCCTTACCCGGGGTTTCGATTTCTATCATGGGTTTCATCATGCGAGAAATATGAAGGCCGTCATCGAGAATGATCGAGTCATTGAACACGATGATGAGATCAATATGCTGCCCCGGCTCACTGAAAAGTCGGTCGATTACATTGATTCCAGAGCAGGTAAGGATAAACCATTCTTTCTCTACATCCCACTCGGATCACCCCACAACCCGATCGTACCGAGTCCCGAGTGGCAGGGCAAAAGCGGCCTTAGCCCACACGCTGATTTTGTCATGCAGACTGACCACGTCGTGGTTGAAGTATCAAAAGCGCTCGAGCGACAAGGTCTGACAGACAAAACCCTGGTCATCTTTACCAGCGACAATGGCACCTCCAAGGCGGCCGGTATTGAAAGACTCGAAGCACAAGGTCATTTTCCTTCCGCTCACTTGCGCGGCTCCAAGGCTGATCTCTGGGACGGTGGTCATCGCATCCCATTCATCGTGCGCTGGCCGAGTTATGTAAAACCTGGATCAAAAAGCGATCAACTGATCTGCTTGACAGATTTATTGTCAACGACTGCGGAGATCCTCGGAGTGAGGCTCCCTTCAGGTAGTGGTGAAGACAGCGTCAGTTTTCTACCAGCGCTGTCAGGCAAACCGATTGAATCTACACGCAATGGCGTCATCCATCATTCAAACTCAGGGCATTTCGCCTACCGCCATGGCAAATGGAAGCTCTTACTCGCCAGAGGATCAGGCGGATGGTCGGCACCCAATGAAAGACAAGTTGAAGCTGGTACATTGGAAGCTCAACTCTACGACATGGAAAAAGACGCCGGTGAGAAAACCAATCTTTATACCAGTCATCCCAACATCGCGAAGCGCTTGCTCGCACTCATGACCGAGGATGTACACGCCGGACGAAGCACCTCCGGCCCTGCATCGCAAAACGATGTTAAGGATATTGTTCTGTGGAAAAGTGGTCGCGGTCCAGCATCGGTGAAAAAAGCTAAATAG
- the rsmG gene encoding 16S rRNA (guanine(527)-N(7))-methyltransferase RsmG, translating to MIDQALRDTFPTITGDTWAILTEWAVLLRDWNEKINLISRKDIDHLEDRHLSHCLAITNHLKLRKGARVMDVGTGGGFPGILMAICYPEARFTLIDSIGKKITVVQDIADKLGLKNVETRHCRAEAVKKEFDFITGRAVKNLQEFFSWIRKNLRHGDRCSIRNGVLYWKGGDLDDEFDRLGFRPRMTIRLQDELADPFFEEKYILHFDVRNVRAGR from the coding sequence ATGATTGATCAAGCGCTACGAGACACATTTCCAACTATAACTGGCGATACTTGGGCAATATTGACCGAGTGGGCCGTCCTGTTGCGTGACTGGAATGAGAAGATCAATTTGATCTCGAGGAAGGATATAGATCACCTTGAAGATCGGCATTTGTCGCACTGTTTAGCTATAACAAACCACCTAAAGCTCAGGAAGGGTGCTCGGGTAATGGATGTGGGTACAGGAGGAGGCTTCCCGGGGATATTGATGGCTATTTGCTATCCGGAAGCGCGCTTTACTTTGATCGATTCAATTGGCAAGAAGATCACGGTCGTTCAGGATATAGCTGATAAACTTGGATTAAAGAATGTCGAGACACGTCATTGCAGAGCCGAGGCGGTGAAGAAGGAGTTTGATTTTATTACGGGAAGGGCTGTGAAAAACCTGCAAGAGTTTTTCAGCTGGATTAGAAAAAATCTTCGTCATGGAGACCGATGCTCCATTCGTAATGGTGTGCTTTATTGGAAAGGTGGCGATTTAGATGACGAGTTTGACCGCTTGGGATTTCGACCACGCATGACGATTCGGCTGCAAGATGAATTGGCTGATCCGTTTTTTGAGGAGAAGTATATTCTACATTTTGATGTGCGAAATGTGCGTGCTGGTAGGTAG
- a CDS encoding NIPSNAP family protein, protein MLIDIRIYQTKPGMREEHFDLYEKYGLAPQSRILGAPYSYVKSIEDPNEFILMWSYEDMADREAKRVLMWNDPEWQVYVTHSKALGAVVSQHNKLVETV, encoded by the coding sequence ATGTTAATAGACATACGAATCTACCAAACCAAGCCAGGGATGCGAGAAGAGCATTTTGACCTTTACGAAAAATACGGTCTGGCTCCTCAAAGCCGTATTCTAGGAGCACCCTATTCCTACGTGAAGTCGATTGAAGATCCCAATGAATTCATTCTCATGTGGAGTTACGAAGACATGGCCGATCGTGAAGCCAAGCGTGTTCTCATGTGGAATGATCCAGAATGGCAGGTGTATGTAACCCACAGTAAAGCCTTGGGGGCTGTGGTGTCGCAGCATAACAAATTGGTAGAAACGGTTTAA
- a CDS encoding carbon-nitrogen hydrolase family protein, producing the protein MKATPATLFFFFFTNSLLSSSVNPQNDWTPQYPREEIAPRFSTTEEGHLVLSSEQSGTNGHWRKVFPVEGGKSYQFSAWRIAENILHERRSCVVRIEWYGSNGELVKSPHKVNPVYLGKDTDMARPDYPRDWERRKDGSVLVKDTYMAPADATEAQVQLHLRWTEGGKVTWKEVSFAKTKPLPPRLVKLAAVHHNLSGDGRNTIESNRKMVVPLIEEAARKGADLVVLGEMVSCKGVTNIFAEEAESIPGPTTGFYAAVAKENDCYIVLGLPERDGHEVYNASVMLGPEGELVGKYRKVTLPREEIQQGISPGYEYPVFNTRFGNVGMMICYDVFFPEVARELAMNGAEVIALPIWGGNPMLAAARCAENGVFLVSSTYTHHESNWMKTAIWDREGNRLAEADEWGTVTIAEVDLNKPTYWPFMGDFKSRIQRESPVRSAEKDG; encoded by the coding sequence ATGAAAGCTACCCCGGCAACTCTTTTCTTTTTCTTTTTCACAAACAGCCTACTCTCCAGTAGCGTAAACCCACAAAACGATTGGACGCCACAATACCCAAGGGAAGAAATAGCTCCTCGGTTTTCTACCACGGAGGAGGGGCATCTAGTCCTTAGCTCTGAGCAATCCGGTACCAATGGCCATTGGAGGAAAGTATTCCCTGTTGAGGGTGGTAAAAGTTATCAATTTTCTGCCTGGCGAATAGCCGAGAACATTCTTCATGAACGCCGCAGCTGCGTGGTGCGGATCGAATGGTATGGCTCCAATGGCGAGCTTGTAAAAAGTCCTCACAAGGTGAACCCGGTCTACTTGGGAAAAGATACTGATATGGCCCGGCCCGATTATCCAAGAGATTGGGAGCGGCGAAAAGATGGCTCCGTACTGGTGAAGGACACCTATATGGCTCCGGCCGATGCAACTGAAGCGCAGGTTCAACTACATTTGCGTTGGACTGAAGGTGGCAAGGTGACTTGGAAGGAGGTCTCTTTTGCGAAAACGAAACCATTGCCGCCTCGACTGGTTAAGCTAGCTGCGGTGCATCACAATCTGTCTGGCGATGGCAGAAACACGATCGAATCAAATCGAAAGATGGTGGTGCCATTGATCGAGGAGGCGGCTCGAAAAGGTGCCGACTTGGTTGTCTTGGGAGAAATGGTTTCCTGCAAAGGAGTAACGAATATATTCGCTGAAGAAGCTGAGTCGATTCCTGGACCGACAACCGGTTTCTACGCTGCGGTGGCAAAGGAGAATGACTGCTATATTGTGCTTGGTCTTCCCGAACGAGATGGTCACGAAGTATACAATGCATCCGTTATGCTGGGACCTGAAGGAGAGCTTGTGGGAAAGTATCGCAAAGTAACACTGCCGCGTGAAGAAATCCAGCAAGGGATCTCACCAGGCTATGAGTATCCGGTTTTCAATACACGTTTTGGAAACGTAGGCATGATGATTTGCTACGATGTCTTCTTCCCTGAGGTGGCCCGGGAGTTGGCTATGAATGGGGCCGAAGTTATCGCCTTACCTATTTGGGGAGGTAACCCCATGCTAGCTGCTGCCCGTTGTGCCGAGAATGGGGTTTTTCTCGTGAGTTCCACCTATACCCATCATGAATCGAATTGGATGAAGACAGCCATCTGGGACCGGGAAGGAAATCGCCTTGCCGAAGCAGATGAATGGGGAACCGTTACGATAGCGGAAGTCGATTTGAACAAACCGACCTACTGGCCATTCATGGGCGATTTCAAATCACGGATTCAGCGCGAGTCGCCTGTGAGGAGCGCAGAAAAGGACGGCTGA
- a CDS encoding sterol desaturase family protein, with amino-acid sequence MSDQALKTEGGKTSKRRETWNHTTPVVFSPLFDWPPNLKGSILALTKRWVTISRNVLFLMMAWLVYRFFYPDMTHLQSLSVGWVGAIFLRNILFMLLITGGLHLYLFTFRFQGKRLKYDHKEELDKSRKFSFKNQVWDNMLWSLAGGATIWSAYEVFYFWGLANGVIPGIRFLVHPVIFVLWLLVIPVLTSSHFYLIHRLLHWPPLYRRVHSVHHRNIHIGPWSGMSMHPVEQLIYISSVLVHFVIPSHPVIFLVHIYGRCLGPSFSHSGFEKLLVKDKSVLEAADFHHQLHHRFFECNYGTVDAPWDRWLGSYHNGSDEDTVRVREQRKRMYRNKLPA; translated from the coding sequence ATGAGTGATCAGGCATTGAAAACAGAAGGAGGGAAAACCTCCAAAAGACGCGAGACGTGGAACCACACCACGCCGGTGGTATTTTCACCCTTATTCGATTGGCCTCCCAATCTGAAGGGCTCCATTCTAGCGTTAACCAAACGCTGGGTGACTATCTCGAGGAATGTGCTGTTCTTGATGATGGCTTGGCTCGTCTATCGATTCTTCTATCCTGATATGACACACCTGCAGTCCTTATCAGTTGGTTGGGTAGGTGCCATTTTTCTGAGGAATATTCTATTCATGCTGCTGATTACGGGAGGCCTGCATCTGTACTTATTCACCTTTCGTTTCCAGGGTAAGCGACTCAAGTATGACCATAAGGAAGAACTGGATAAGAGCCGGAAATTCTCATTTAAAAATCAGGTTTGGGATAACATGTTATGGTCCTTGGCAGGAGGGGCGACTATTTGGTCGGCCTATGAGGTGTTTTATTTCTGGGGACTGGCCAACGGAGTTATTCCAGGTATTAGATTTCTCGTTCACCCGGTTATTTTTGTGCTGTGGTTGTTGGTGATCCCTGTTCTGACGTCCTCTCACTTTTATTTGATTCACAGATTGCTTCATTGGCCACCGCTCTACCGGAGAGTCCACAGTGTGCACCATCGCAATATTCACATTGGTCCTTGGTCCGGTATGTCGATGCACCCGGTGGAGCAGCTCATCTACATTTCATCCGTGCTCGTTCATTTTGTGATTCCATCTCACCCCGTCATATTTTTGGTGCATATTTATGGCCGGTGCTTGGGGCCTTCATTTTCTCACTCAGGATTTGAGAAGTTACTCGTGAAGGATAAGAGTGTATTGGAGGCGGCCGACTTTCACCACCAGTTGCATCATCGATTTTTCGAATGTAACTACGGCACGGTCGACGCTCCCTGGGACCGTTGGCTTGGATCATATCATAATGGATCTGATGAGGACACCGTCCGCGTCCGGGAGCAACGCAAGCGAATGTATCGAAACAAGCTGCCGGCTTGA
- a CDS encoding DUF1552 domain-containing protein — protein MKVNLATIDRRKFLRGLGGFALALPAFETFSGLAHAAKPKNKKRLAAFYMPDGVPMPLKEDPSYQDWSWFPHGRGKDFTFTKCLDPLEPLRDEVTVFGGLSHPAARSVHGHSNADQFLTGADTGDYGDYENSISLDQLFAAQEGEHTRFSSMVLSTDGGTGSPRGTHTISFNEQGRPIPAEHKPKHIFDMLFVKSSKDAARRLAMSKSALDDLVADARSLKRSLSKHDQETLQEYLDSVRDTEIKIEKAKRWMDIPLPQVDVDHLTLDITPEDPRVYLQTMYELIYLAFKTDSTRTVTYQLGRENGVGVSDYLARAIGFNLTHQLSHKTKEPDGYKNFGTYCNFLSEEYGRFLTKLKSTPEVGGTGNMLDNTVLLFGSASSAFHLSRNYPLILAGGKNMGFKHGQYLKYGSGNEDNQATSGIRTDVGWRGEMDFEELPLSDLYLTMLHKLGVETDSFGGSSHTLAEV, from the coding sequence ATGAAAGTAAATTTAGCCACTATCGACCGTCGTAAATTCCTTCGAGGTCTGGGCGGCTTCGCCCTTGCCCTCCCTGCCTTCGAAACCTTTTCAGGATTGGCACATGCCGCAAAGCCGAAGAACAAAAAACGTTTGGCTGCCTTTTACATGCCAGATGGTGTGCCCATGCCACTGAAGGAGGATCCATCCTACCAGGATTGGAGCTGGTTCCCTCATGGTAGAGGGAAAGATTTTACCTTTACCAAGTGCCTGGATCCACTCGAGCCCTTGCGCGATGAAGTAACCGTGTTTGGTGGATTGTCCCACCCCGCAGCACGAAGTGTTCACGGTCACTCGAATGCAGATCAGTTTCTTACCGGAGCTGATACGGGAGACTACGGAGATTATGAAAACAGTATTTCACTGGATCAATTATTTGCTGCACAGGAAGGAGAACATACCCGTTTCTCATCCATGGTTCTATCTACAGACGGAGGTACTGGGTCTCCACGCGGTACGCACACTATTTCATTTAATGAACAAGGCCGGCCCATACCTGCGGAACACAAGCCGAAGCATATCTTCGACATGCTCTTCGTAAAGAGTAGCAAAGATGCAGCCCGCCGGTTGGCCATGAGCAAGTCTGCTCTGGATGACCTAGTTGCCGATGCACGCTCTTTAAAAAGAAGCTTGTCCAAGCACGACCAAGAAACACTGCAAGAATACCTGGATTCGGTTCGCGATACCGAAATCAAAATCGAAAAGGCCAAACGCTGGATGGACATTCCGCTCCCTCAAGTTGATGTCGACCATCTAACCCTCGATATCACACCAGAAGATCCACGTGTCTATCTGCAAACGATGTATGAGCTCATTTACCTGGCCTTCAAAACCGACTCTACTCGCACGGTCACCTACCAACTCGGTCGGGAAAATGGCGTGGGGGTCAGTGACTACCTCGCACGTGCCATCGGATTCAATTTAACCCACCAACTCAGTCACAAAACCAAGGAACCAGATGGCTATAAAAACTTTGGCACCTACTGTAATTTCCTGAGTGAAGAATATGGCCGATTCCTTACCAAGCTGAAATCTACTCCAGAGGTTGGAGGCACCGGCAACATGCTGGACAACACCGTCCTTTTATTCGGATCCGCATCGAGCGCATTCCACCTTTCTCGTAACTACCCATTGATCCTCGCCGGCGGCAAGAACATGGGCTTCAAGCACGGCCAGTATCTCAAGTATGGCTCTGGCAATGAAGACAACCAAGCCACCTCCGGGATCCGCACCGATGTTGGCTGGCGCGGAGAAATGGACTTCGAAGAGCTTCCCCTTTCAGACCTCTACCTCACCATGCTTCACAAGCTCGGAGTGGAGACTGATAGCTTTGGTGGCAGCAGCCATACCTTGGCGGAAGTTTAA
- a CDS encoding sodium:solute symporter family protein gives MLGLSFFDIIVLLLYLLGVTLLGIYTMKKVRGVNDFIMPRRFGKWMLTLHAFGSGTHSDQAVGVASKTYTSGLSGIWYQWLYLFGTPFYWLIAPVMRRFRALTTGDIFELRYNRSVATLYALISMSMMITTIGLMLKGSGAVISGASGGAIDPNLAIAFMTVLFVAYGAAGGLSAAIVTDFVQGILTILFSFLLLPSVMAAVGGMEGMRATITDPTMFSLAAPAGIGVFYIAVISVNALIGIATQPHILANCAAGKTEKDGQFGFMVGSFTKRFCTVAWCLTGLAGVAYFAGRDVHPDHLYGLLANEFLPKLVPGALGLFIATLLASVMSSCDSFMIAASALFTRNVYKPVASKKSDQHYLWVARIASLGVVILGVLYAYWLDGVIQGLEILWKIGPMMGICFWLGFFWRRATPASAWASTLSALLAWWLGTQSFFASWLSNIPGVEFMGIVTQVGDVATIPLPWQMILYLTAGILAGVIVSLFTRPTDPEKIDRFYALLRTPVNKEEPQTEDPCQLPEGSTPLPRTVFFPQTDLEIPIPSKRSITGFSVGWLCVITIILFVYWISKG, from the coding sequence ATGCTAGGCCTAAGCTTCTTCGACATCATCGTTCTTCTGCTCTACCTGTTGGGCGTTACGCTTCTGGGCATATACACAATGAAAAAGGTCCGCGGAGTGAATGACTTCATCATGCCTCGTCGATTTGGGAAATGGATGCTGACTTTGCATGCATTTGGGAGCGGAACCCATTCGGACCAGGCCGTAGGAGTCGCTTCCAAAACTTATACCAGTGGACTGTCTGGCATCTGGTATCAGTGGCTTTATCTCTTCGGTACTCCATTCTATTGGTTGATTGCACCTGTGATGCGCAGATTTAGAGCGCTAACCACAGGAGACATTTTTGAACTCAGATATAATCGTAGTGTAGCTACGCTGTATGCACTGATAAGCATGAGCATGATGATCACCACCATTGGGTTGATGCTCAAAGGATCGGGTGCGGTGATTTCAGGAGCAAGCGGAGGAGCTATTGATCCCAATCTGGCGATTGCTTTTATGACAGTTCTTTTTGTTGCCTACGGAGCCGCAGGAGGACTTAGCGCGGCGATTGTTACCGATTTTGTTCAAGGCATCCTGACCATCCTCTTTTCCTTTCTTCTTCTGCCTTCGGTTATGGCAGCTGTAGGAGGCATGGAAGGCATGCGCGCAACGATCACTGATCCAACGATGTTTTCCTTGGCCGCACCTGCTGGTATCGGTGTATTTTATATCGCAGTCATATCAGTAAATGCTTTGATCGGCATAGCTACTCAACCCCACATCCTGGCCAATTGCGCTGCCGGAAAAACTGAGAAAGACGGCCAGTTCGGTTTCATGGTTGGGAGCTTTACTAAACGGTTCTGCACGGTCGCCTGGTGTCTTACTGGCTTAGCCGGCGTCGCCTACTTTGCTGGACGAGACGTTCATCCCGATCACCTTTATGGTCTTTTAGCGAATGAGTTCCTCCCCAAATTGGTACCGGGCGCCTTAGGACTTTTTATCGCCACCCTCCTCGCTTCCGTCATGAGTTCATGCGATTCATTTATGATCGCAGCGTCAGCTCTATTTACCCGCAATGTATACAAACCTGTAGCATCAAAGAAAAGCGACCAACATTACCTCTGGGTAGCAAGAATCGCGTCTCTTGGCGTAGTGATTTTAGGGGTACTTTACGCCTATTGGCTCGATGGAGTTATTCAAGGATTAGAAATTCTTTGGAAAATTGGCCCCATGATGGGTATTTGTTTCTGGCTTGGATTTTTCTGGAGACGAGCTACCCCCGCTTCAGCCTGGGCATCGACCCTCAGCGCATTACTGGCGTGGTGGCTGGGAACACAATCATTCTTCGCCAGCTGGTTGAGTAATATCCCAGGCGTTGAATTTATGGGTATCGTTACTCAAGTAGGAGATGTCGCAACGATTCCGCTCCCCTGGCAAATGATCCTCTATCTAACAGCTGGTATTCTGGCGGGAGTGATAGTCAGTCTATTCACTCGTCCGACCGATCCTGAAAAGATAGATCGCTTCTACGCACTTCTGAGAACTCCCGTGAATAAGGAAGAGCCACAAACCGAGGACCCCTGCCAATTACCCGAAGGCTCAACCCCCCTCCCCCGGACTGTTTTCTTTCCGCAAACAGATCTTGAAATCCCCATTCCCAGCAAACGTTCCATTACGGGTTTTTCAGTGGGTTGGCTCTGCGTCATCACGATCATACTTTTCGTGTATTGGATCTCAAAGGGGTAA
- a CDS encoding GNAT family N-acetyltransferase, which translates to MDIIKENIRIAMIHNDLEKAPHYSVPEGFSLRIYQPGYEKAWVDIHKAADPWNDIDLNCFAEIFSEHPLPLAERQLYLFDSNNEPIGTATAWERERERTMCGSVHWVAIHPAYQGKGLAKPLLSATLARLMEVGYEDAFLYSSTARMPAINLYWKFGFRPLITDHNEMEAWDSVTAHLLIE; encoded by the coding sequence ATGGACATCATTAAAGAAAATATTCGTATCGCGATGATCCACAACGATCTGGAAAAGGCTCCGCATTATTCGGTTCCGGAAGGATTCTCCCTCCGTATCTATCAACCGGGATACGAAAAAGCGTGGGTCGATATTCACAAGGCAGCAGATCCTTGGAACGATATCGACCTCAACTGTTTCGCTGAGATATTTAGTGAGCATCCATTGCCTCTGGCGGAACGACAACTCTATCTGTTTGATTCAAACAATGAACCCATCGGTACTGCTACCGCTTGGGAGCGTGAGCGGGAGAGGACGATGTGTGGGTCGGTGCATTGGGTAGCCATCCATCCAGCCTATCAGGGAAAAGGGCTTGCGAAACCTCTTTTAAGTGCAACCCTCGCCCGCCTCATGGAGGTCGGTTATGAGGATGCCTTTCTTTATTCTTCCACCGCTCGCATGCCTGCTATCAATCTGTATTGGAAATTTGGATTCAGGCCGCTTATAACTGATCACAACGAAATGGAAGCTTGGGACAGTGTGACTGCTCATTTACTGATTGAATAG